The Acidimicrobiales bacterium genomic sequence ACGAGGTCAACGAGGCCTTCCGGGCCGCGGCCGCCGACGGGCCGCTCTCCAAGGTGCTCGTCTACACCGAGGACGAGATCGTCAGCTCCGACATCGTGGGCTCGCCCGCCAGCTGCACCTACGACGCCAAGCTCACAATGGCGTTGGGCAACATGGTCAAGGTCTTCGGCTGGTACGACAACGAGTGGGGCTACTCCAACCGCTTGGTCGACCTCGCCGTGATCGTCGGCGGCGCCAACAAGTAGTGGTCGCCCCGGTCCCGCAACTCGAAGACCTTCCCGACGTCAGCGGCAAGCGAGTCCTCCTCCGGGCCGACTTCAACGTCCCGCTGACCGACGGGCGCATCGACGACGACCTGCGCATCCGCGCTGCCCTGCCGACCATCACATGGCTGCAGGAGCGCGGGGCACAGGTCACGGCGTGCAGCCACCTGGGCCGTCCCAAGGGCACAGCCAATCCCAAGTACGCCATAGACCCGGTGCGCGCTCGCTTGGCCGAGCTGGCCCCGGGCGTGGAGCTCGTGGAGAACCTGCGCTTCGACGCCGGCGAAGAGGGCAACGACCCCGCCTTCGTCGACACGCTCTGCGAAGGCATGGACGCCTACGTCGACGATGCCTTCGGCGCCGCCCACCGGGCGCATGCCTCGATCGTCGGCCCGCCCGCCCGCTTGCCCAGCGCGGCCGGGCGCCTGTTGGCCAAAGAAGTCGAGATCCTCGGCGGCCTGCTCGACAACCCCAAGCGCCCGTTCGTCACCGTGCTCGGCGGCTCCAAGGTGTCCGACAAGCTCGGGGTGATCACGGCCCTGCTCGAACGCTGCGACGCCCTCGTCATCGGCGGCGGCATGTGCTTCACCTTCCTCAAGGCCCTGGGCCACGAGGTGGGCGACTCGCTGCTCGAAGAGGACCAGGTCGAGACGTGCCGCAAGCTGCTCGACACGGGCGCTCGCATCCTGCTGCCGTCCGACGTGGTGGCCCTCGGCCCCGGCGGCGAGATCGGCAACCCCGGCGCAGGCGGCGAGGTGCGCCAGTTCGGCCGCTCCATCCCGGCCGGGTGGAAGGCCCTCGACATCGGCCCGGGTACCGCGGCGGAGTTCGGCGACGAGGTCAACGAGGCGCGCACGGTGTTCTGGAACGGGCCCATGGGCGTGTTCGAAGATCCCCGCTTCGCGGCGGGCACCGCGGCGGTGGCCCAAGCGGTGGCCGACTGCTCGGGCTTCACCATCGTGGGCGGCGGCGACAGCGCGGCGGCGCTGGCCAAGTTCGGCCTCGACGACGAAGTGGGCCACGTGTCGACCGGCGGCGGCGCGTCGCTGGAGTTCCTGGAGCAGGGCGACCTGCCCGGCCTGGCCGCACTGCGAGGAGCACCCAATGCCCGGTCGTAAGCCGATCATCAGCGGCAACTGGAAGATGCACCACAACCACTTCGAAGCCATCCAGATGGTGCAGAAGCTGTCGTACGCCTTGACCAAGGACGACTACGAAGCGGTCGACGTGTCGGTGCACCCGCCGTTCACCGACATCCGCTCGGTGCAGACGGTGCTCGACGCCGATCGCATCCCCGTCCTGCTGGGCGCCCAGACCTGCCACTGGGAAGACAAGGGCGCCTTCACCGGCGAGGTCAGCCCGGGCATGTTGGCCAAGCTCAACGTGGTGCTCGTCATCGTGGGCCACTCCGAACGGCGCCAGCTCTTCGGCGAGACCGACGAGACGGCCAACAAGAAGGTGAAGGCGGTCCTGGCCAACGGCATGACGCCCATCCTCTGCGTAGGCGAGACGTTGGAAGAACGCGAGGCAGGCGGCGCCGAGGAGAAGGTCGCGGCGCAGGTGGAAGCGGGCCTGGCCGGGCTGTCGGCCGACCAGGTGGCCGGGCTCGTGGTGGCCTACGAGCCCATCTGGGCCATCGGCACCGGCCGCACGGCCACGGCGGAGGACGCCCAGGCCATGTGCGCCCGGGTTCGCACGGTCGTGCAGGGGGCCTTCGGCGACGCTGCGGCGGCCGCCGTGCGGGTGCAGTACGGCGGTTCCGTGAAGCCCTCCAACATCGCCGAACTGATGGCGCAGCCCGACATCGACGGCGCTTTGGTGGGCGGCGCCAGCCTCGATCCCGCGGAGTTCGCACCAATCGTGCAGTACCGCGACGCCTAATCGCGCGTCGCTGCTGCTACATTCCGACCGGTCCCGCCAGGGGAAGGAGAGCGGACCTAGTGCTTACGGCTGTGATCGTCGTCATCCATGTCATCGTGTCTTTGCTGCTGATCCTCTTGATCCTGCTTCACAGCGGGCGAGGCGGCGGCTTGTCCGACATGTTCGGCGGCGGGGTCGGAAGTGCTGCGGCCGGCTCCACCGTGGTGGAACGCAACCTCGACCGGATCACGGTGGCAACCGCTGTCATCTTCGCTTTCACCACCGTGCTACTGGCGATACGGCTGCAATGACCACATCGGCGACTACACCCACCCGGTAGGGACCCAAGCCCCCGGGACAAGGAGGTTCCACTCGTGCAACGCAGAGGAGCGAAAGCCCGGCTGCTCGTCCTGGTCAGCTGTCTGGCCCTGGTCGCAGCGGCCTGTGGCGGGGGCGACGACGACGACAACGGCGCGGGGCAGGGCGGCGGTGATCAAGCCGAGGTCGTGAAGGGCGGCACGATCACCTACGCGTCCGACCAGCAGGTGGGCGGATTCAACAACCTCACCTCGAAGGACAACAAGGCGTCGCTGCAGTACATCGTGATCAACGTGTACCCGCAGGCCTTCCGCGCCCTGCCGAACTTCGAAGTGGTGATGGACAAGAACCTGCTCGATTCCGCCGAGCAGACCAAGGACACGCCGCAGACGGTCGTCTACAAGATCAAGAAGGAAGCCGTGTGGTCCGACGGCACCCCGATCTCGGCCGACGACTTCATCTACATGTGGCAGAACCAGAACGGCAAGGACGCCACAATCGACATCGCGTCGAAGACGGGCTACGAGAACGTCGAGTCGGTCACCGGCTCCGACGGCGGCAAGACCGTCACCGTCGTGTTCACCACACCCTTTGCCGAGTGGAAGTCGCTGTTCGCCAACATGCTTCCGGCTCACATCATGAAGACGGTCCCCGGTGGTTGGAACACCGGCCTGGCCAACCCCCCGACCTGGTCGGGCGGTCCCTTCAAGATCGCGTCCTACACAAAGGACCAGAGCCTGACGCTCGTGCCCAACGAGAAGTGGTGGGGCCCGAAGCCGAACCTCGACAGCATCCTCGTGCGATTCGGCCTCACCGCCGCCACCGTGCCGCAGGCGCTGGAGAACAAGGAGATCGACCTCGCCTATCCGCAGCCGCAGATCGACCTCGTGCAGCGGGTGAAGGCCATCCCCGGCATCAAGAGCGAGATCAACTACGGCCTGAGCTACGAGCACATCGACTTCAACTTCAAGAACGAGCACCTGGGCGTCAAGGAAGTGCGCCAGGCCATCGCCTGGGGCCTCAACCGCGACGACATCGTGACCCGCACCGTCAAGCAGTTCGACGAGCGGGGCCAGCGCCTCGACAACCGCATCTGGCTCACCGGCCAGCCGGACTACGAGGCCCACGGCCAGGAGTACCACAAGCGTGACGTCACCAAGGCCACCGGGGCCCTAGAGAAGGCGGGCTACACCAAGGGTACGGACGGGATCTACGCAAAGGGCGGCAAGAAGCTGTCCCTGCGGATCTCGACCACCGGCGGCAACGCCCTCCGTGAGCAGACCGAGCAGTTGATCCAGGCCCAGCTGAAGGAAGTCGGCATCGACATCACAATTGCCAACGTCCCCGGCTCGGCGGTGTTCGACGAGATCTCGGCCGGCAACTTCGACATCGCGCTGTTCGCCTGGGTCGGCACGCCGTTCACCGTGAGCTCCAACAAGGCGATCTTCTCGCCTGGTGGCGACTCCAACTACGGCAAGTACGAGAACGCCCAGGTCGGCGAGATGTTCAACAAGGCGATCTCGACCCCGGAC encodes the following:
- a CDS encoding phosphoglycerate kinase gives rise to the protein MVAPVPQLEDLPDVSGKRVLLRADFNVPLTDGRIDDDLRIRAALPTITWLQERGAQVTACSHLGRPKGTANPKYAIDPVRARLAELAPGVELVENLRFDAGEEGNDPAFVDTLCEGMDAYVDDAFGAAHRAHASIVGPPARLPSAAGRLLAKEVEILGGLLDNPKRPFVTVLGGSKVSDKLGVITALLERCDALVIGGGMCFTFLKALGHEVGDSLLEEDQVETCRKLLDTGARILLPSDVVALGPGGEIGNPGAGGEVRQFGRSIPAGWKALDIGPGTAAEFGDEVNEARTVFWNGPMGVFEDPRFAAGTAAVAQAVADCSGFTIVGGGDSAAALAKFGLDDEVGHVSTGGGASLEFLEQGDLPGLAALRGAPNARS
- the tpiA gene encoding triose-phosphate isomerase; amino-acid sequence: MPGRKPIISGNWKMHHNHFEAIQMVQKLSYALTKDDYEAVDVSVHPPFTDIRSVQTVLDADRIPVLLGAQTCHWEDKGAFTGEVSPGMLAKLNVVLVIVGHSERRQLFGETDETANKKVKAVLANGMTPILCVGETLEEREAGGAEEKVAAQVEAGLAGLSADQVAGLVVAYEPIWAIGTGRTATAEDAQAMCARVRTVVQGAFGDAAAAAVRVQYGGSVKPSNIAELMAQPDIDGALVGGASLDPAEFAPIVQYRDA
- the secG gene encoding preprotein translocase subunit SecG produces the protein MIVVIHVIVSLLLILLILLHSGRGGGLSDMFGGGVGSAAAGSTVVERNLDRITVATAVIFAFTTVLLAIRLQ
- a CDS encoding ABC transporter family substrate-binding protein, translated to MQRRGAKARLLVLVSCLALVAAACGGGDDDDNGAGQGGGDQAEVVKGGTITYASDQQVGGFNNLTSKDNKASLQYIVINVYPQAFRALPNFEVVMDKNLLDSAEQTKDTPQTVVYKIKKEAVWSDGTPISADDFIYMWQNQNGKDATIDIASKTGYENVESVTGSDGGKTVTVVFTTPFAEWKSLFANMLPAHIMKTVPGGWNTGLANPPTWSGGPFKIASYTKDQSLTLVPNEKWWGPKPNLDSILVRFGLTAATVPQALENKEIDLAYPQPQIDLVQRVKAIPGIKSEINYGLSYEHIDFNFKNEHLGVKEVRQAIAWGLNRDDIVTRTVKQFDERGQRLDNRIWLTGQPDYEAHGQEYHKRDVTKATGALEKAGYTKGTDGIYAKGGKKLSLRISTTGGNALREQTEQLIQAQLKEVGIDITIANVPGSAVFDEISAGNFDIALFAWVGTPFTVSSNKAIFSPGGDSNYGKYENAQVGEMFNKAISTPDSKESIRLSQEIDKQVWADLATIPLYAKPTFLPYRDTYGNIRDNATTEGPLWNAVEIGKKQAA